One Nicotiana tomentosiformis chromosome 4, ASM39032v3, whole genome shotgun sequence genomic window carries:
- the LOC138909500 gene encoding probable aspartic protease At2g35615: MTLRGSCGRISRRCEYFVKYATGKSKGHLASEVVSFKSINETEVTIKRLIFGCSIYSDGANRVSGILGFGQTAVSLISQQNYAGFSYCIGDITAVDYDSNALILGGKPIMEGASTPMFMVIGKYFITLEKISVGDKFLDIDPSMFKRIDHQGGMLEEIRSVIGTTLEEFISERPEELCYYGVVTEDLEGLPTVAYHFVENAKMEFTAENLFKQDKADHFCLSIQISENKKIPMPFSVLGVWAQQFFYIGFDFNTMRMSFTRIDCDRLFD, encoded by the exons ATGACTCTTAGAGGAAGTTGTGGAAGAATCTCAAGGAGATGTGAGTATTTTGTAAAATATGCAACAGGTAAAAGTAAAGGACATCTTGCTTCTGAAGTTGTGTCATTTAAGTCAATCAATGAAACTGAAGTGACTATCAAGCGTCTTATTTTTGGATGCTCAATATATTCTGATGGTGCAAATCGTGTTAGTGGAATCCTTGGATTTGGACAAACAGCTGTGTCTTTGATTTCACAACAAAATTATGCTGGATTCTCATATTGTATCGGTGATATAACTGCTGTAGATTACGATTCAAATGCATTAATTCTTGGAGGCAAGCCTATAATGGAAGGAGCGTCGACTCCCATGTTTATGGTTATAGGCAAATACTTCATAACTTTAGAAAAAATCAGTGTCGGGGACAAGTTTCTTGACATTGATCCAAGCATGTTCAAGAGGATCGATCACCAAGGCGGAATGCTT GAGGAAATTAGATCTGTAATTGGTACGACGTTGGAAGAGTTTATAAGCGAAAGACCAGAAGAGCTTTGTTACTATGGAGTTGTTACCGAGGATCTTGAAGGCCTTCCAACAGTAGCATATCATTTTGTTGAAAATGCTAAAATGGAGTTTACTGCTGAGAATTTGTTTAAACAAGATAAAGCTGACCATTTCTGCCTATCCATACAAATTTCTGAAAACAAGAAGATTCCTATGCCTTTTAGCGTACTTGGAGTTTGGGCGCAGCAATTTTTCTATATCGGCTTTGACTTCAACACCATGAGAATGTCCTTCACTAGGATAGATTGTGACCGCTTGTTTGATTGA
- the LOC104105103 gene encoding aspartic proteinase CDR1-like encodes MVELFLVALLLFQNCIITLGSASHHERLVIKIIHYDSVNSPFYDPKLTLEDRVKRMNQRSEARISDLMNVSNNLKEDAVDVRIYPAYTSQFLVPLKIGTPPVPKILTMDTGSVLLWVHCGYTIGGEASPAPLYHNAHSSSYEEDVYCETSICDLMTLRGSCGRISRRCEYFVKYATGKSKGHLASEVVSFKSINETEVTIKRLIFGCSIYSDGANRVSGVHGFGQTVVSLISQQNYTGFSYCIGDITAVDYDSNALILGGKPIMEGASTPMFMVIGKYFITLEKISVGDKFLDIDPSMFKRIDHQGGMLEEIRSVIGTTLEEFISERPEELCYYGVVTEDLEGLPTVAYHFVENAKMEFTAENLFKQDKADHFCLSIQISENKKIPMPFSVLGVWAQQFFYIGFDFNTMRMSFTRIDCDRLFD; translated from the exons ATGGTGGAATTGTTTCTTGTAGCATTACTATTGTTCCAAAATTGTATAATCACACTTGGTTCTGCATCCCATCATGAGAGGCTAGTTATAAAAATTATTCACTATGATTCTGTCAACTCGCCTTTCTACGACCCAAAACTGACACTTGAAGATCGCGTCAAAAGAATGAATCAAAGATCAGAGGCTCGCATTTCAGATCTAATGAATGTCTCAAATAATCTGAAAGAAGATGCGGTTGACGTTCGGATTTACCCAGCATATACCTCTCAGTTTCTTGTTCCATTAAAAATTGGTACACCTCCTGTGCCAAAAATTCTTACCATGGACACTGGGAGCGTATTACTTTGGGTCCATTGTGGCTATACCATTGGTGGTGAAGCCTCACCAGCTCCATTGTACCACAATGCACATTCTTCATCATATGAGGAAGATGTGTATTGCGAGACATCTATATGTGATCTTATGACTCTTAGAGGAAGTTGTGGAAGAATCTCAAGGAGATGTGAGTATTTTGTAAAATATGCAACAGGTAAAAGTAAAGGACATCTTGCTTCTGAAGTTGTGTCATTTAAGTCAATCAATGAAACTGAAGTGACTATCAAGCGTCTTATTTTTGGATGCTCAATATATTCTGATGGTGCAAATCGTGTTAGTGGAGTCCATGGATTTGGACAAACAGTTGTGTCTTTGATTTCACAACAAAATTATACTGGATTCTCATATTGTATCGGTGATATAACTGCTGTAGATTACGATTCAAATGCATTAATTCTTGGAGGCAAGCCTATAATGGAAGGAGCGTCGACTCCCATGTTTATGGTTATAGGCAAATACTTCATAACTTTAGAAAAAATCAGTGTCGGGGACAAGTTTCTTGACATTGATCCAAGCATGTTCAAGAGGATCGATCACCAAGGCGGAATGCTT GAGGAAATTAGATCTGTAATTGGTACGACGTTGGAAGAGTTTATAAGCGAAAGACCAGAAGAGCTTTGTTACTATGGAGTTGTTACCGAGGATCTTGAAGGCCTTCCAACAGTAGCATATCATTTTGTTGAAAATGCTAAAATGGAGTTTACTGCTGAGAATTTGTTTAAACAAGATAAAGCTGACCATTTCTGCCTATCCATACAAATTTCTGAAAACAAGAAGATTCCTATGCCTTTTAGCGTACTTGGAGTTTGGGCGCAGCAATTTTTCTATATCGGCTTTGACTTCAACACCATGAGAATGTCCTTCACTAGGATAGATTGTGACCGCTTGTTTGATTGA